From Saccharomyces kudriavzevii IFO 1802 strain IFO1802 genome assembly, chromosome: 13, a single genomic window includes:
- the MSN2 gene encoding stress-responsive transcriptional activator MSN2 (similar to Saccharomyces cerevisiae MSN4 (YKL062W) and MSN2 (YMR037C); ancestral locus Anc_2.598): MTIEHDFNGEDILFPIESMNTMQRTENNASNNISNDINPYSLDIKNSVFDSADIGNIQNQDTSLTSGLPPLSFDSPVPAMDTMLSSADNSLHLKANVNRNSNARNNKNDNENSNITNTNVTGTNQYTTFTSPYPMNDILYDMNNSLQSPSPSSVSQNRTTNPPVNLINNETNLSPQTSNGNETLISPRTQQQTSINDDHLSFPNPPNTNLFIDTNPNNLNEKLRNQLNSDTNSYSNSISNSNSNSTGNLNSSYFNSLNIDSMLDDYVSSDLLLNDDDDDTNLSHRRFSDVITNQLPSITNSRNSISHSLDLWNHPKINANNKNTNLNITSNSNPSSNASPSATTSNANTNSSNTGIPNNNDTAIDNELTQILNEYNMNFNENLGTASASRNRPTCPNSFDANTMTKINPSQQLQQQLNRFQHKQLTSSHNNSSTNMKAFNSDLYSRRQRASLPIIDDSLNYDLINKQNEEFKNDILPNTSSSSSQQFIKPSMILSDNASVIAKVATTGMSKDMSFLTEEDEQNTNTNPNFDLSMPQMNMAPSSPASSSSASLATNHFYHHFPQQNHHNMNSKIGSSLRRRKSAVPLMGTVPLTNQQNNISSNSVNSTGNGIGVSKEKRPSYRRKSMTPSRRSSVVMESTNDLEEKPFHCHICPKSFKRSEHLKRHVRSVHSNERPFACHICDKKFSRSDNLSQHIKTHKKHGDI; this comes from the coding sequence ATGACGATCGAACACGATTTTAACGGCGAAGACATCTTATTTCCCATCGAAAGCATGAACACCATGCAACGTACGGAAAATAATGCTTCGAATAATATAAGTAACGATATCAACCCGTATTCTTTAGATATCAAAAACAGTGTCTTTGACAGTGCAGATATCGGTAACATCCAGAACCAAGATACCTCATTAACATCGGGGCTTCCCCCATTATCATTCGATTCCCCAGTCCCTGCAATGGACACGATGCTTTCCTCTGCCGATAATAGTCTACACTTGAAAGCTAACGTCAACAGAAACTCCAACGCGAGGAACAACAagaatgataatgaaaacagCAACATTACCAACACAAATGTTACTGGTACAAATCAATACACGACTTTCACGTCACCGTACCCTATGAACGATATTTTGTACGACATGAACAATTCATTGCAATCTCCATCACCTTCATCGGTATCTCAAAACCGAACTACAAACCCCCCTGTTAACTTGATAAATAACGAAACCAATTTATCGCCGCAAACTTCAAACGGGAATGAAACTCTCATATCCCCTCGGACTCAACAACAAACGTCCATTAATGATGACCATCTGTCCTTTCCTAATCCTCCTAATACGAATCTTTTTATTGACACCAATCCAAACAACTTGAACGAAAAATTAAGAAACCAGTTAAATTCAGATACAAATTCATATTCCAACTCTATTTCCAATTCCAATTCTAATTCCACGGGGAACCTGAATTCTAGCTATTTTAATTCATTGAACATAGATTCCATGTTAGATGATTACGTATCTAGTGACCTTCTGttgaatgatgatgacgacgataCCAATTTGTCACATCGAAGGTTCAGCGATGTCATAACAAACCAACTTCCATCAATCAcgaattcaagaaattctaTTTCACATTCTTTGGACCTTTGGAATCatccaaaaataaatgcaaacaataaaaatacaaacCTCAATATTACTTCCAACTCTAACCCGAGTTCCAATGCAAGTCCGAGTGCTACTACTTCAAACGCGAATACAAACTCGAGTAATACTGGAATTCCAAACAACAATGACACTGCCATAGATAATGAGCTAACGCAGATTCTGAATGAATATAACATGAACTTCAACGAGAATTTGGGCACGGCTAGTGCTAGCAGGAACAGGCCTACTTGTCCAAATTCCTTCGATGCTAATACCATGACAAAGATAAACCCAAGCCAACAATTGCAACAACAGTTGAACCGATTTCAACACAAACAGCTCACATCTTCACATAATAATAGCAGCACCAATATGAAAGCTTTCAATAGTGATCTTTATTCGAGAAGGCAAAGAGCTTCGTTACCCATAATCGATGATTCGCTAAATTACGATTTGATCAATAAACAAAACGAGGAATTTAAAAATGATATACTGCCGAACACAAGTTCGTCTTCATCACAACAATTCATCAAACCATCTATGATTCTTTCAGATAATGCGTCTGTTATTGCCAAAGTAGCAACCACAGGCATGAGTAAAGATATGTCATTCTTgacagaagaagatgaacaGAATACCAATACCAATCCAAACTTCGATCTTTCCATGCCTCAAATGAACATGGCTCCATCATCGCCGGCGTCGTCATCTTCCGCTTCTCTTGCCACGAACCATTTCTACCACCATTTCCCGCAGCAGAATCATCATAACATGAACTCAAAAATTGGCTCTTCTCTTCGAAGACGAAAGTCTGCCGTACCCTTAATGGGTACAGTGCCCCTTACGAATcaacaaaataatataagCAGTAATAGTGTCAATTCAACTGGAAACGGCATTGGTGTCTCGAAGGAAAAGAGACCAAGTtatagaagaaaatcaatgaCACCATCCAGAAGATCAAGTGTCGTAATGGAATCAACCAATGaccttgaagaaaaaccgTTTCATTGTCACATTTGTCCCAAGAGTTTCAAACGAAGCGAACATCTGAAACGGCATGTAAGATCCGTCCATTCCAATGAACGCCCATTTGCTTGTCATATATGCGATAAGAAATTTAGTAGAAGTGATAATTTGTCGCAACATATCAAGACCCATAAAAAACATGGAGACATCTGA
- the SUB1 gene encoding chromatin-binding transcription coactivator SUB1 (similar to Saccharomyces cerevisiae SUB1 (YMR039C); ancestral locus Anc_2.602) — MSYYNRYRNKRRGDNGGGNLNSSANGSNGGMPSGLSASDAIFDLGKNKRVTVRQFRNINLIDIREYYLDSSTGEMKPGKKGISLTEDLYDELLKHRLNIDEALRRLGSKRPKTKMVRLLSDDEYEDDNNNDNNNDKDKNDKTNVKRRREDKSKSSNENHDMEPRSKKKRPAPPTLLPHEENIQNAEREANATLIIPGQAGRKQQEERKQKEKEEGETKARAVAEEEAKARAAAEEEEEAKAKAKAVAEEKARAKESVPEPEPAPVLASNKEDVASNIDEAKDANSSDEEFAQSLEAEMNKAEDDISEEE, encoded by the coding sequence ATGTCATATTACAATAGGTATAGAAATAAGAGAAGAGGTGATAATGGTGGCGGAAATTTGAATAGTAGTGCGAATGGCAGCAACGGTGGAATGCCTTCCGGACTATCTGCCTCAGACGCAATCTTCGATTTGggtaaaaataaaagagtTACAGTAAGACAATTCAGAAACATAAACTTAATTGATATCCGTGAATACTATTTGGATTCTTCCACAGGTGAGATGAAGCCTGGCAAGAAGGGTATCTCGTTGACGGAGGATCTATACGATGAATTGCTTAAACACAGACTGAATATCGACGAAGCTTTGAGAAGGCTGGGATCGAAGAGACCAAAAACCAAAATGGTCAGACTATTATCGGACGATGAGTATGAAGATGATaacaataatgacaataataacGACAAGGACAAAAACGACAAAACCAACGTCAAGAGGAGGAGGGAAGACAAATCCAAATCATCGAATGAAAACCATGACATGGAACCAcgttcaaagaaaaaaaggccAGCTCCACCCACCTTGTTACCAcatgaagaaaacatcCAAAACGCTGAAAGAGAAGCCAATGCTACATTGATTATCCCAGGACAAGCCGGTAGGAAGCAGCAAGAGGAACGAAAGCAGAAGGAGAAGGAAGAGGGGGAGACAAAAGCAAGGGCAGTGGCGGAAGAAGAGGCGAAAGCAAGGGCAGCggcagaagaagaagaagaagcaaagGCAAAAGCAAAGGCAGTcgctgaagaaaaagcaaggGCAAAGGAAAGCGTCCCCGAACCCGAACCGGCACCTGTACTTGCATCCAATAAAGAAGACGTGGCGTCCAACATAGACGAGGCAAAAGATGCGAACTCTAGTGACGAAGAATTTGCCCAAAGCTTGGAGGCTGAAATGAACAAGGCTGAAGATGATATAAGTGAGGAGGAATAA
- the CCS1 gene encoding copper chaperone CCS1 (similar to Saccharomyces cerevisiae CCS1 (YMR038C); ancestral locus Anc_2.600), whose amino-acid sequence MTTNDTYEATYAIPMHCENCVNDIKSCLKDVPGINSLNFDIDQQIMSVDSSVAPSTIINTLQSCGKDAIIRGAGKPNSSAVAILETFQKYTIDQKKDTAVRGLARIVQVGENKTLFDITVNGVPEAGNYHVSIHEKGDISKGVESTGKVWHKFDEPIECFDKSDLGKNLYSGKTFLSAPLPTWQLIGRSFVISKALSHPENEPSSVKDYSFLGVIARSAGVWENNKQVCACTGKTVWEERKDALANNIK is encoded by the coding sequence ATGACCACGAATGATACGTACGAAGCCACCTATGCGATCCCCATGCATTGTGAAAATTGCGTGAATGATATCAAGTCATGCTTGAAAGATGTCCCCGGGAtcaattcattgaattttgaCATCGACCAACAAATCATGAGCGTGGACAGCTCAGTGGCTCCTTCCACCATAATCAACACTTTGCAAAGCTGTGGCAAAGACGCCATCATAAGAGGTGCCGGTAAGCCAAATTCTTCCGCTGTGGCTATCTTGGAAACGTTCCAAAAATACACTATCGACCAAAAGAAGGACACCGCCGTGAGAGGCCTGGCAAGAATCGTCCAGGTCGGAGAAAACAAGACTCTTTTCGACATAACCGTAAATGGTGTCCCGGAAGCGGGCAACTACCATGTCAGCATCCACGAGAAAGGGGACATCTCTAAAGGCGTTGAGTCCACCGGGAAAGTCTGGCACAAGTTCGATGAGCCCATCGAATGCTTCGACAAGAGTGATCTGGGCAAGAATCTCTACAGCGGGAAGACCTTCTTGAGCGCCCCCTTGCCAACATGGCAGCTCATCGGTCGCAGTTTTGTCATTTCCAAGGCCCTTAGCCATCCGGAGAACGAGCCTTCTTCCGTCAAGGACTACTCATTCCTGGGGGTCATTGCTAGAAGTGCAGGCGTGTGGGAAAACAACAAACAGGTGTGTGCATGTACAGGAAAGACCGTCTGGGAGGAGAGAAAGGACGCCTTGGCCAACAATATCAAATAG